In Dasypus novemcinctus isolate mDasNov1 chromosome 23, mDasNov1.1.hap2, whole genome shotgun sequence, the following proteins share a genomic window:
- the GPR146 gene encoding probable G-protein coupled receptor 146, whose product MWGCDAVNSTGQGGERPVCQDAHLALSVLSLLYLLLGLPIGLGCNALLVLANLCAPGAMTMPDVYFVNMAVAGFVTSALAPAQLLGPAGWALWSPRSEVALALLTLSNVSSLVAMYCAALLSLDYYIARALPHTPAASVHNARHVCGFVWGGALLTSFSSLLLYICSRVSSGTECAELQSAQAADAIVVLIGYAVPTLAALYALVLILRLRRAATPLDRDVDRLDPSAHRLLAATVGAQFGLWAPHYLMLLGRALLAARGKPLDGRSLGALQLARGLSQLLAFSSGSVTPLLYHSLSTGFPGKVRGLRRRLWCARQRCPQDQGVVRQVAT is encoded by the coding sequence ATGTGGGGCTGTGACGCCGTCAACAGcacggggcagggtggggagcgGCCCGTCTGCCAGGACGCGCACCTCGCGCTGTCCGTCCTCTCGCTGCTCTACCTCCTGCTCGGCCTCCCCATCGGCCTCGGCTGCAACGCGCTGCTGGTCCTCGCAAACCTGTGCGCGCCCGGAGCCATGACCATGCCTGACGTCTACTTCGTGAACATGGCCGTCGCAGGCTTCGTCACGAGCGCGCTGGCCCCGGCGCAGCTGCTGGGCCCGGCGGGCTGGGCCCTGTGGAGCCCGCGCAGCGAGGTCGCGCTCGCGCTGCTGACCCTGTCCAACGTGTCCTCGCTGGTGGCCATGTACTGCGCGGCGCTGCTCAGCCTGGACTACTACATTGCGCGGGCCCTGCCGCACACCCCCGCGGCCAGCGTGCACAACGCCAGGCACGTGTGCGGCTTCGTCTGGGGCGGCGCGCTGCTCACCAGCTTCTCCTCGCTTCTCCTCTACATCTGCAGCCGCGTGTCCTCGGGCACCGAGTGTGCAGAGCTGCAGAGCGCGCAGGCTGCGGACGCCATTGTGGTGCTCATCGGCTACGCAGTCCCCACCCTGGCCGCGCTCTACGCCCTCGTGCTCATCCTGCGCCTGCGGAGAGCAGCCACGCCGCTGGACCGCGACGTGGACAGGCTGGACCCGTCCGCCCACAGGCTCCTGGCGGCCACAGTGGGCGCGCAGTTCGGGCTGTGGGCACCACACTACCTGATGCTGCTGGGGCGCGCGCTCCTGGCGGCACGGGGCAAGCCCCTGGACGGGCGCTCCCTGGGTGCCCTGCAGCTGGCGAGGGGCCTGTCCCAGCTGCTGGCCTTCTCCAGCGGCTCTGTGACGCCGCTGCTCTACCACTCCCTCAGCACGGGCTTCCCCGGCAAAGTCCGCGGGCTGCGCAGGAGGCTGTGGTGTGCGCGCCAGCGCTGCCCCCAGGACCAGGGGGTGGTGCGGCAGGTGGCGACGTAA